Below is a window of Phocoena phocoena chromosome 12, mPhoPho1.1, whole genome shotgun sequence DNA.
tttcaaattatttacatAGATTACTAGGTGCTGAAGTTCTCAGTGTATGAATTCCAAAAATCCATGTGTTTAAGTCTTAATACCCTGTACCCCAgaaagtgaccttatttggaaataatatcATATCAGATGTAATTCGTTAAGATGACGTcttactggagtagggtgggcacTAAATCCATTAACACGTGTCCTTGTAAAGAGAGAAAATTGGGACTCAGGTatgcacacagggagaatacCGGgtgaagacacacagggagaagacagcaaaACACCGGGAAAGAGGCGTGAACAGAtctttccctcacagccctcaggagGAACCAATTCTGCTGACCCACTTCCTCtgaaacttctagcctccagaaatgacagagaatacatttctgttgtttaagccacccagtgtgtggtactttgttatgacaacCCTAGCGAAGGAAAACAcatatgcattttcttatttgatcCTCAAAATCTCTTGCAAAAAGAAGGTCATTTGTTACATAAAATCTGATTACATCTACATCTATGCTGTAAAACCAGAAGGCTTTCTTAAACTTagcttttgtaatttatttttaaagtactaagTTCTGGGAACCACGTGATTTCTCCCTGTAAATATCAGGGCTTGCTCTGCTTTTCAGCAATCGTTGGACTTCGGCATGACTATGTCTCAGTTGCTGGATTATGCggcaattttctttctctgtgtcttaACAGCCAGCTCTCTGGATACGTTTACTGCAGCTGTATATGAGCATGCGGTGATATTGCCTAATGCCACCCTGATACCGGTGTCCCATGAAGAGGCCTTGCTATTAATGAACCAAAATCTGGATCTTTTGGAGAAAGCAATCGCATCAGCATCAAAGCAGGTACCATTTCTCAAGTGTGCTGGCTTCTACGTAGAGAAAAGGGTGGGGTCTTAGGAGACGGAATCACTGTCAGGGTCAATTACACTTTTGAATGACATATGTGTCAGGGTAGCCAAGTCCTTCTTTTACAGAGTCCTCCCTGCTCCTAGTTATTAGAGCAAAGACACTATTACATGCTTCCCTTGTAGTGAGAGCAACATTTTGAAAAGAACGGCTGGTTATTAAGTGGCAACAAACTTTTGAGGAACTTGCTGTAAATTCAACAATTTTGTTGCTCTTTTCTGCTACAGATGGAGGGTGAAGGACAGATGGGTGAGGGATCAGTTGCTATTCTTAGAGTGTTTGTGGCCTTGGTGTACTTTTGTGCTCTTAAGAGTTTGTAGGTTTTTAGGTTAGTTCATAATACCAAGACAATTAAACGTAAATTGCATTGTTTATTATATACAGTGTGTATTATATACTTCATACTAATTACAAGACAAAAGTACATATTTTAATGTATAGTAAGTCCTTGAGTTCAATGAAGGGTTAAGTTTAAGTGTGTGGTTTGGACGAATATAGTTGAAATAAGCTATTTGTAGATCAGGTAAACAAGGGATATATAAAGTCTGACGAAAATCATGGATATATACGTGTGACATATATCTATCAACATACATTCTTCTACATGCAAAGATTTAAAAAGGTtattaaggggacttccctggtagtgcagtggttaagactccgagctcccaatgcagggggcctgggttcgatccctggtcagggaactagatcccacatgcatgctgcaactaagagctcgaatgccacaactaaggagccggtgagctacaactaaggagcctgcatgccgcaactaagacccagtgcaaccaaacaaataaattaattaattagaaagtTATTAAGAATTCTGAGGTTCTTTTTCACCTTAGTCCAACTATTTCCTTAAAGGCCACACAGCAGCTTCCAGGATGGCCCTCCTACTGAAGGCGCCCAGGTGAGCTCACGTTGTACCTCTAGGCCTGGCACCCTTCAGGTAACTGTGTCAGAGCTCCCTTCTGAGAAGCAGGAATCACATTTGCAGGGTATGAGGCAGGAAAGGCTGGGTGGAGGAGAGAGTGATAAATCAATCCTGACACACTCAGGCAAAATAATTGGCCAAAGGTCAGGGAGAGGGTTTATCCAGGGAAGAGTTAGGTTTATAGTTAACAACCACAGTGAATGGTAGAGCCTGAGAATAGCCTggaaaaatattaacagccatgaaaggatGAAAAAGTTACATAGAAATGATTACTGTgggattagaaaatgaaattggttggacaaagaaaataaattataaaaatgtagaaagcaaaagaataaggtggtaaaaaaaaaaccctgaatgtTTGTTCTTCAGCCACTCAGGTCCTCTTGCAGGCCCCATTTTTGACTGTTTGcttatttgagaaatattttgattCAGCTCCATTTTTAACAGGGTGCACATATTATTGTGACTCCAGAAGATGGTATTTACGGCTTTAACTTCAACAGGGAATCTATCTACCCATACTTGGAGGATATCCCAGACCCTCAAGTGAACTGGATCCCTTGTAATAATCCCGACAGGTAAAGAAACATATTGTGGAAAATTTAATCATGAACATGAAATTACTTTACCTGGGAAAACTTTGTAGAAGATCACTGTATAAGATTTACTATTGACTCTAAGTTTCAagatagttttataatttttcatctcCTACAGACATGTGTATTAGGAAAATGAATATGCATTATGATATCACAAAAGTCAGTGCTGTAACATAACATAGAAATGATCAAATTCAATGTGAATTTCCACTGGGGGAATGATCTGGAGATGATAGCATAACTTAGGGCCACAGGGTGGTTGGCTAGAGGAAGAACCATATCCAAACTCACCTCTTCTGACTCCTTGCCAGTGAACAGAAAATTGTTTCCCTATGTAGGTCTGTACTTTTAAAACTAAGTGAGAAAATAGTGAAACAGAGTCACATGTCAgtttaagattaaaatttttcctttcacaTTAATAAGATAGCTGGATGAGtttaatatatatgaaattctTAAAGCTTAATGTGATAACCTAGGAGGTGATATAGCAGAACTGTGTAAGTGTTTTACATCAAGTCTAGAATAAGAAATATGAAGTCTGATAAAAGTAGCACTAttggggctttccctggtggcacagtggttgagagtccgcctgtcgatgcaggggacgcgggttcgtgccccggtccgggaagatcccacatgccgcggagcggttgggcccgtgagccatggccgctgagactgcgcgtccggaggctgtgtaccacaacgggagaggccatgacagtgagaggcccacgtaccgcaaaaaaaaaaaaaagctgtggcGATAATCTAGGCAGAGGGATTATGGTGTTTGGATGAAGATGGTAGAAGTTTGGATATTAAGAAATGACCAGATTCCGAATAAAGTCTGAAGGTAGCTCTGACAGGTTTTGCTCAAAGATTGAATGTAagatgagaaaggaagagaggagtcCAGCTCCTTTACCCCTCGCATACAACCAGATATCATGCCTTGTTGAGTATGTTTGACATATCCAGAGTTGATTACTTTCTTTTCTCAAAGTCACCAACCTTTTGGAGGGGGGCGGTCTGCATCACCACTTAGCCTGGGTGTTATGGGAACAGACCCtcgttatttctctttttaattttatttatttatttagcatttatacTTCACATGCTTCCAGAAAGATCTGAGGCTTCTTACAGAatcttatataattaaaaaacacaacagtTTACAtgtaaaaacaaaggagaagctacCTGAATAAAGTAGAGGAAGTAGTTGTTACAAGGCAGCATGGTAGTGGGCTGACAATTACAAATGAACATACAATACAGTTCTGGGAGGCTGAGAGGAAGAATATGACTTACAAGCTTTCATTGCCTCACAGAAGAAACCTTGTAGATTTCTTGAGAGACAAACTGTGTCTAGGAGCCTAACTCAAAGATGAATTTACTTattcagcttttttttccttgactATTTCCTATGTACTGGGTACTCCACTGTGGGAATGAGTAGGAATTCTTGAACAAGGGACATCCTTTAATACAGCGAATGTCTGCACCTCTGATAAAGGTGATGTGGCCTACAGATTAAAGAGTCAGTCATTAGttcaataagttaaaaaaaaaacttgcctaATTAGCTAGCTTGAATGAAAAAGCATTTTGATACTTGATTGCATATTATTTTGTACTGTTGTTTCAGGGTTTTGTGTGCATACACATTTTCTCCAGTAAGATTAGAGGATTTTGAAGTGCACCAGCCTTATTTTACACTGTATCTCCCACACTGTGCACTTGGACAGCTCTGCCCAGAATGTCCTTTCCCCAGATGCCTACATATCTAACATGGTGCTCTGTGTAGTGCTAGGACCCAAcaaatttttttgaatatttcataacatttttAAGGTTAATAAATGTCTTCTTCAATAATTGATGACTTGTATTATATTTTGAGATTGAACACTTTGAAAGCAgtcttagaaaatatattttaattcttctgtTTCACCTCCTTTTTCTGTTCCCAGTAGCCCTAGGACAGAGCTCTGCATACCTTAAGGGCTCAGCAGATattaaggattaagtgagaagCAGATTTCAGGCTCACATAagcaaaatgcattttttaaactcCAAATCTAACAAAGAATTTTGGAGCTTTTCTGGGTATAGCAAACAGTCAGAAAAATGTAGTTTAAATCgaaatgtattaaaatacatgGTGCACTTTCAAGATTAATATAGACAGGAGGAAAATATGTAATCGGGACTGTTTTAGAAATTCAGAACAGTAAGCTTCTATTTCATGTATCTATTCTACCACTTCAGGTGATTTGAAAAGACATGGGATAAATATACTTCAAGTGGTCCAACGTATTGTATTTATATCTGCATTTCAGATATGACTTGAAGCACACAAGGGGGGAAAACTATCAAatggttattttttatataaatgcactgagataataattttttaagatgcAGTTTCCTATCCTTGTTGGTCTTTTTCAGTGATATGTTTTGTGTATGATTGCTGTGGTTTTTCTTATATTGCCAGCAGATGACACCAAATTTTCTTATAGTAAGTTCtcagatctaatgtacagcatggtgactatagttaacaatactgtattgtatatttgaaagttgctttgggagtagattttaaatgttctcaccataacaacaataaaattgTAATTCTGTGAGGTGAAGGATAATCACATTGTGGTAAGCACTtatcaatatatacatgtatcaaatcatcacattttcCATCTTAACCTTATACAGTGTTATATACCACTTCTATCTCAATGCAACTGGGGAAAAAACACAATAACTCCTGACTTCCCCCTCCCTTCAGCCCTTGGCAGCCATCATTcaactttctttctctataattAACCACTCTAgctacttcatataagtggaattgtaccttatttatctttttgtgattggcttgtttcacttagcataatgctcttaAGGTTCATCTACAATGTAGCATGTTCAgaacttcctttccttttaaggAAAGTATGAATATGTGTATGAATAAtactctattttatgtatatagtaCAACATTTTGCTTGTCCATTTATCCATcgatggatatttgggtttctTCTACCTtttaactattgtgaataatgctgctataaacatgagTGTACAAACAtgtctttgagaccctgctttcaactttttggatatatacacaaacatgctggatcatatggtagttctatttttaattttttgaggaactgctagactggtttccacagtggctgcaccatttgcattctcatcaacagtgctcaagtgttccagtttcttcaaATCCTCACCAGCAGctgttcttctatttttttttaatagttgctATCTTAATGGGTTTGAGGTATCTTGTCATgattttgattagcatttccctataattaatgaagttgagcatattttcatgtgcttattggccatttgtgtatctttggagaaaattttgttcaaatcttttgcctatttatttaatctttttggctgcgttgggtcccaCTTGCGGTAACCAGGGATTGATCCTGTAttccctgcattgaaaggcagattctttaccactggactaccagagaagtccctttttttttttaaaattaattaattaattaattaattttattttgtgttttttgcctatttttgaatcaGGTTTGTGTTGCTGTTGTTGATTTTTAAGAGTTCCCTTTGTACTCTggatattaatatataatgtcctttgtTTCTCATAaccttttttgatttaaagtctatCTGGTTTCATATTAACATAGaatatcttaatttctccctcacttttgaaggatgGTTTTGCCAGAGACAGGGTTTTTAGTAACTGTAttattctttcaacactttaaatatatcagccCATTCCTGGCCTCCAAATTGTCTGATTCAAAACTGCTGATAATCTTAGTACATTATACATTGtacattatacattatataatgtACAATGTATACATTATACATTGTACATTATAAATTGTACATTATAaatcacttctctcttgctgctttcaaaattatgattttgtctttgtcttttgaaagtttgattataatgtgtcttaatatgggtctctttgagttcatcCTTTTTAGAGATCATTGCCTGTTTGAGTCTGTCTTTGAATCTCTTTCATAAATTTTCTGTTTCAGTTACTGTCATTTTCAGCCCCAGAatttggggagggggcggggtttctatctctttattgatatttccattttgttcatacatCATTATCTTGACTTTCTTCATgtctttctttagttctttgaacatcgtTAAGACAGTTGTCTTAAAGTCTTTGTCCAGCAGGTATGCCATATGGTCTTTCTCCAGGATAgtttttattggtttattttttccctttgaatgggtcatattttcctgtttgCATGCCTTAcgattttttcttgataagtggGCATCTGAATCTTATAATGTGATAACTCTGGAAATCAAATTCTCCGCCTTTTTCAGGgttttatgtcttttgtttgtttgttttgattgttGTAGGCTGTCTCCGTGCTGGGAGTAAGCTTAAagtcttctcaggtcttttcttaGTCTATGACTTTCCCTGGGCATATGCagtgatttttctgaattctgtatAGTTGTTGCTTTTCCATGTCCTAGTCCTTTAATGTCTGGCTCCAAAAAGGGGTAAAAAAGAAGGTACTGGTGCTTTAAATCCCCTAGAAGTCGTTTCAGCCAGTGGGGGAAGTGCTTGCAACAGTATATGTAATAATggcctgtctctgtgtgtgtacctCCATGAACAGAGCAGTTAGCAGTGATCAGAACCAGACCCTTGATATCTGGAAGACAGGGTCCTTATGGCCCACCCTGCTCCTACAAACTGCCGGCAAGTTGCTCCAAGAACACCTGCATGGCTGCCTGCAATGGGGTGGGTTGCAGGGGCTGGGGCATGGATAGCCCCTGCTGAGCTAAGAGCTTAAATTGACTCAACCTGACTGCAATTTATCTTCCAAGCGTTTCCCTGGAAGTTTCATGTCTTTTAATAGACTCCAGATTTCCAAAATAATTATGTCAGCTAGATTCCTGTAGGGCAAGTTTTATCTAGGTAGAGAGATGGATTCCTGGcgcttcctactctgccatctttccGCAATCATCCTACTTCCAAAATGTTgttctttcattcaaaatattttttaatacctcttTTCTTTCAGACATGTGTTCGGTGAACAGGAGATGTGTGTCTTTGCCCCCAAATATCTATAAGATGTGACATACAAGATGAGCACATAAATGAATATAGGATTATAGATGATGATAAATGTCATAGAATATACATGGCCTGGAGTCTTACCCTAGAATAATTTCCTAGAACCAAATTCCCACAAGCATGGACTTCCTCTGAAGTCTCTTCTTGTTTTAATCCTTCCCTTCTATCTATGCTGTTTAGAAGTTATTTCTGTGTATATCACATAAGTTCAGGCAactatcattctgaatttaaTTAAACgctaagtttgatttttttttcctcttccaatgAACACATATCAGATTTGGCCGCACCCCAGTGCAAGAAAGGCTCAGCTGTCTGGCCAAGGACAACTCCATCTACGTCGTGGCAAACATTGGAGACAAGAAGCCATGCAATGCCAGTGACCCTCACTGTCCCCCTGATGGTCGTTACCAATACAACACTGATGTGGTGTTTGATTCTAAGGGGAAATTGGTGGCCCGCTACCATAAGGTAGAATTCATTTGCAGATAATTCAACTGCTGAATTGCTTTACCAAAATAAAGTGgacaagaagggaaaaaaatcaccattgTTGATAATAACaagcttattttaaaagcagaggAGAGACAAAGCATAGAAAGTAATGATTATTTGTGATAAGGTTCTAGAAAAGGGAGGTGTCCTGTACATTTAAGAACACAGGAAAGTGTCATTACGAGTATGTGATAATCAGTAGAAGCTCcctgttttgaaataaaatgttgCCTTTTGGACTTTGTCCTTTTAATGACATGCCCTGGCAAAGGGTCAAGGCTAAAATGAAAAACCCCTTACCAGATAGACTTGGTTttaaggagaaaggaggaaagaaagttcTTTGTCTGCAGAAAATTGTTATGTGTTCTTGGCAAATAGAAGTTATCTGTTTCACTCCTATGTCTCTAATATTCGAGAAGGTCTTAATAGATAAGGATTCCCTTCTACAGATCTATCAAATGTGGAAATTAAACCAAAGGCCATAGAAATCCTATCAGCATAGCGATCTTTGATTTTCTAACGCTCTTTCCCTGCAGAGACAGTGGTGATAGATGAGATTGGCACTGTTTAGTAGATGCGAGCTTGCACTCTTTTAGATGCAGTGATATTCAGGCCAACTTCTTAAAAGAGATTCCCCCTCCCATCATCTTCTGTTTATTGCAGCAAAATCTTTTCTTGGGTGAAGATCAGTTCAATGCACCCAAGGAAGCTGAGGTCGTGACTTTCAACACCACGTTTGGAAAGTTTGGCATTTTCACGTGCTTTGATATTCTCTTCCATGATCCTGCTGTGACCCTGGTGAAAGATTTCCACGTGGACACCATACTCTTCCCGACAGCTTGGATGAATGTTTTGCCACATTTGTCAGCTATTGAATTCCACTCAGCTTGGGCTATGGGCATGGGAGTCAACTTCCTTGCATCCAATTTACATTACCCCTCAAAGAAAATGACAGGTAACGTGTCATCTTTAAGATTTTGATataatcaaaaaaggaaaaaacaaatcatGTTCTTTCTAGCTAACATGTACTCCTCAATACAATGTTTTCCAACCCTTAATGGTTGCACATCTAGCTGGTGACACGCTGTAGGATCAATCTCAACCTAAATTGTTTCATAAATTGATTTAGTTTTATTCAACTTGAATgtactctctttttgttttttttcaaaatttacgACTTCTTGCATGAAACTCTCTCTTCTTGGCTTCTTGGTGACATACTCTATTGGATTTCATCTCACCTATCTGTCCTTATcaacatattttaatgaaattaatgaaatatatagCTTAGAGAAAGTAAAATGTTAACGTGAGTTTAGAATAACAATAACAACTATGCAACCCCTTTTTGCTTTActgttttaaatgtcatttccaaTTTTCAGGAAGTGGCATCTACGCACCTGATTCTCCAAGAGCATTTCATTATGATATgaagacagagaagggaaaactCCTTCTCTCACAACTGgcctcccacccacaccccacaGCAGTAGTGAATTGGACTTCTTATGCGAGTGGTATAGAAGCCCCCTCAATGGGAAACCAGGAATTTAAGGGCATCATCTTTTTTGACGAGTTCACCTTCTTGGAGCTCAAAGGAGTCACAGGAAATTACACAGTTTGTCAGAAAGATCTCTGCTGTCATCTAAGTTACAAGATGTCTGAGAAGAGGTCAGATGAAGTTTATGTACTAGGGGCATTTGATGGACTACATACTGTGGAAGGGAGCTATTACTTACAGGTAATGATTCTTTCGGTGGCAGGGGAAT
It encodes the following:
- the LOC136132322 gene encoding pantetheinase; translated protein: MTMSQLLDYAAIFFLCVLTASSLDTFTAAVYEHAVILPNATLIPVSHEEALLLMNQNLDLLEKAIASASKQGAHIIVTPEDGIYGFNFNRESIYPYLEDIPDPQVNWIPCNNPDRFGRTPVQERLSCLAKDNSIYVVANIGDKKPCNASDPHCPPDGRYQYNTDVVFDSKGKLVARYHKQNLFLGEDQFNAPKEAEVVTFNTTFGKFGIFTCFDILFHDPAVTLVKDFHVDTILFPTAWMNVLPHLSAIEFHSAWAMGMGVNFLASNLHYPSKKMTGSGIYAPDSPRAFHYDMKTEKGKLLLSQLASHPHPTAVVNWTSYASGIEAPSMGNQEFKGIIFFDEFTFLELKGVTGNYTVCQKDLCCHLSYKMSEKRSDEVYVLGAFDGLHTVEGSYYLQICTLLKCKTMDLHTCGDSVETASTRFEMFSLSGTFETQYVFPEVLLSGNQLAPGEFQVSSDGRLCSQKPLSGPILTVTLFGRLYEKDSAPNAFSDLRH